In Neomonachus schauinslandi chromosome 6, ASM220157v2, whole genome shotgun sequence, a genomic segment contains:
- the ADAMTS4 gene encoding A disintegrin and metalloproteinase with thrombospondin motifs 4 — protein sequence MSRTDRHPRRGLAGCWPGGVQPRLLLPAVPISGLVGQLLLLLLPLVSLLPSARPASPLPREEEIVFPEKLNGSVLPGLGAPARLLYRLPAFGETLLLELEQDPGVRVEGLTVQYLGQAPELLGGAEPGTYLTGTVNGDPESVASLHWDGGALLGVLQYQGTELHIQPLEGGTLNSAGGPGAHILRRKSPASGQGPMCNVKAPPGNPSPSPRRAKRFASLSRFVETLVVADDKMAAFHGAGLKRYLLTVMAAAAKAFKHPSIRNPVSLVVTRLVILGPGEEGPQVGPSAAQTLRSFCTWQRGLNTPEDSDPDHFDTAILFTRQDLCGVSTCDTLGMADVGTVCDPARSCAIVEDDGLQSAFTAAHELGHVFNMLHDNSKPCVGLNGPGSTSRHVMAPVMAHVDPEEPWSPCSARFITDFLDNGYGHCLLDQPAAPLPLPVTFPGKDYDADRQCQLTFGPHSRHCPQLPPPCAALWCSGHLNGHAMCQTKHSPWADGTPCGPAQACMGGRCLHVDQLQDFNIPQAGGWGPWGSWGDCSRSCGGGVQFSSRDCTRPVPRNGGKYCEGRRTRFRSCNTQACPSGSALTFREEQCAAYNHRTDLFKSFPGPMDWVPRYAGVAPRDQCKLTCQAQALGYYYVLEPRVVDGTPCSPDSSSVCVQGRCIHAGCDRVIGSKKKFDKCMVCGGDGSSCSKQSGSFRKFRYGYNNVVTIPAGATHILVRQQGGPGVRSLYLALKLPDGSHALNGEYTLMPSPTDVVLPGAVSLRYSGATAASETLSGHGPLAQPLTLQVLVAGNPQNARLRYSFFVPQPAPSTPRPPPQDWLHRKAQILEILRRRPWAGRK from the exons ATGTCCCGGACGGACCGGCATCCCAGGAGGGGCTTGGCGGGGTGCTGGCCAGGGGGAGTCCAACCCCGCCTGCTGCTCCCCGCCGTGCCCATCTCCGGGCTGGTGgggcagctgctgctgctgctgctgccgctggtctccctcctgccctcagcccggccggccagccccctcccccgggaggagGAGATCGTGTTTCCAGAGAAGCTCAATGGCAGCGTCCTGCCTGGTTTGGGCGCCCCTGCCAGGCTTCTGTACCGCTTGCCAGCCTTTGGGGAGACGCTGCTGCTAGAGCTGGAGCAGGACCCCGGCGTGCGGGTCGAGGGGCTGACGGTGCAGTACCTGGGCCAAGCCCCTGAGCTGCTGGGAGGGGCCGAGCCAGGCACCTACCTCACCGGCACCGTCAACGGAGATCCAGAGTCGGTAGCATCTCTGCACTGGGACGGGGGAGCCCTGTTAGGGGTGCTGCAGTATCAGGGGACCGAGCTCCACATCCAGCCCCTGGAGGGAGGCACCCTTAACTCTGCCGGGGGGCCTGGGGCTCACATCCTCCGCCGGAAGAGTCCTGCCAGCGGCCAGGGCCCCATGTGCAACGTCAAGGCTCCTCCCGGgaatcccagccccagccctcgaAGAGCCAAG CGCTTTGCCTCGCTGAGTAGATTTGTGGAGACTCTGGTCGTGGCAGATGACAAGATGGCAGCATTTCACGGGGCAGGGCTGAAGCGCTACCTGCTGACAGTTATGGCCGCCGCAGCCAAGGCCTTCAAGCACCCGAGCATCCGCAACCCCGTCAGCTTGGTGGTGACTCGGCTCGTGATTCTGGGGCCGGGCGAGGAAGGGCCCCAAGTGGGGCCCAGTGCCGCCCAGACCCTGCGCAGCTTCTGCACCTGGCAGCGAGGACTCAACACCCCTGAGGACTCGGACCCAGACCACTTTGACACGGCCATTCTGTTCACCCGGCAG GACCTGTGTGGGGTCTCTACTTGTGACACTCTGGGCATGGCCGATGTGGGCACTGTGTGTGACCCGGCTCGGAGCTGTGCTATTGTGGAGGATGATGGGCTCCAGTCGGCTTTCACAGCTGCTCATGAACTGG GTCACGTCTTCAACATGCTCCATGACAACTCAAAGCCATGTGTTGGTCTGAATGGGCCTGGGAGCACCTCCCGCCACGTCATGGCTCCTGTGATGGCTCACGTGGACCCCGAGGAGCCCTGGTCCCCCTGCAGTGCTCGCTTTATCACTGACTTCCTGGACAATGGCTACG GGCACTGTCTCTTAGACCAGCCAGCGGCACCCCTGCCTCTGCCCGTGACTTTCCCTGGCAAGGACTATGATGCTGATCGCCAGTGTCAGCTGACCTTCGGGCCCCACTCGCGCCACTGTCCACAGCTGCCGCCACCCTGTGCCGCCCTCTGGTGCTCCGGCCACCTCAATGGCCACGCCATGTGCCAGACCAAGCATTCACCCTGGGCCGATGGCACCCCCTGCGGGCCAGCGCAGGCCTGCATGGGGGGCCGCTGCCTCCACGTGGACCAGCTTCAGGACTTCAAC ATCCCACAGGCGGGaggctggggcccctgggggtCATGGGGCGACTGCTCCCGGAGCTGCGGGGGCGGCGTCCAGTTCTCTTCCCGGGACTGCACGCGGCCGGTCCCCCGGAACGGTGGCAAGTACTGTGAGGGCCGCCGCACCCGCTTCCGTTCCTGCAACACCCAGGCCTGCCCAAGTGGCTCAG CATTGACCTTCCGTGAGGAGCAATGTGCTGCTTACAACCACCGCACTGACCTCTTCAAGAGCTTCCCGGGGCCCATGGACTGGGTCCCTCGCTACGCGGGTGTGGCGCCCCGGGACCAGTGCAAGCTCACCTGCCAGGCCCAGGCCCTGGGCTACTACTATGTGCTGGAGCCGCGG GTGGTAGATGGGACTCCCTGTTCCCCGGACAGCTCCTCGGTCTGTGTCCAGGGCCGCTGCATCCATGCTGGCTGTGATCGTGTCATCGGCTCCAAAAAGAAGTTTGACAAGTGCATGGTGTGCGGTGGGGATGGTTCTAGCTGCAGTAAACAGTCTGGCTCCTTCAGAAAATTCAG GTACGGATACAACAACGTGGTCACTATCCCCGCGGGGGCCACGCATATCCTGGTCCGGCAGCAGGGGGGCCCTGGTGTCCGGAGCCTCTACCTGGCCCTGAAGCTTCCAGATGGCTCCCACGCCCTCAACGGTGAATACACACTGATGCCCTCGCCCACGGATGTGGTGCTGCCTGGGGCGGTCAGTCTCCGCTACAGCGGGGctactgcagcctccgagacacTGTCAGGCCACGGGCCACTGGCCCAGCCCTTAACGCTGCAGGTCCTGGTAGCCGGCAACCCCCAGAACGCTCGCCTGCGATACAGCTTCTTCGTGCCCCAGCCAGCCCCGTCCACACCGCGTCCCCCTCCCCAGGACTGGCTGCACCGCAAGGCACAGATTCTGGAGATCCTCCGGCGGCGCCCCTGGGCGGGCAGGAAATAA